One region of Streptomyces leeuwenhoekii genomic DNA includes:
- a CDS encoding protein kinase family protein, which translates to MAERSTAAVDVADSSGEQSLTAQADQSTADGVAQNRERDTESDEAQGSARTEGSGTVSSPELHSGHKLARRYRLEECVTRLDGFSSWRAVDEKLRRAVGVHILPADHARARSVLAAARSSALLGDPRFVQVLDAVEENDLVYVVHEWLPDATELTTLLATGPLEPYDAYQMVSQVAAAMAAAHREGLAHLRLNPNAVLRTSTGQWRIRGLAVNAALRGVSSDTPQRTDTEAVGALLYAALTQRWPYENDAYGLSGLPKDLGLIPPDQVRAGVHRGLSELAMRALANDGATASRHESPCTTPEELVKAIGEMPRIRPPEPAFTAPPEYQRTTYQQGTYGRPAAHPGVTQPVPTPPPPLQSRTGKALKWAVSALLIAALGLGSWQLADALMERDGKAGDQNQTQTTDGDDKDGRQTRPSKPLAIQGAQEYVAKGDAQAPEDVGKTYDADSSTYWRTKSFYDGPEMKPSFKPGVGIVYDLGSAKQVSSASIGLRFSGDHTTVTLYAADSLSPVGPVDSMRKLGSATTNGDSASVQVGKPVKTQYVLVWFTALPYAPGDQYSGSGYKQAVTDVEFKG; encoded by the coding sequence GTGGCGGAACGGAGCACGGCTGCCGTCGACGTGGCAGACAGCAGCGGCGAGCAGTCGCTGACCGCGCAGGCGGACCAGTCCACGGCCGACGGGGTGGCCCAGAACCGGGAGCGGGACACGGAAAGCGACGAGGCACAGGGAAGCGCCCGGACCGAGGGTTCCGGCACGGTCTCCTCTCCCGAACTGCACAGCGGTCACAAGCTCGCCAGACGCTACCGCCTCGAAGAGTGCGTCACCCGTCTGGACGGCTTCAGCAGTTGGCGTGCCGTGGACGAGAAGCTCCGCCGTGCCGTCGGCGTCCACATCCTGCCCGCCGACCACGCGCGGGCCCGCTCCGTGCTGGCCGCCGCCCGCTCCTCCGCGCTGCTCGGGGACCCCCGCTTCGTCCAGGTGCTGGACGCCGTCGAGGAGAACGACCTCGTCTACGTCGTCCACGAGTGGCTCCCCGACGCCACCGAGCTGACCACGCTCCTCGCCACCGGCCCGCTGGAGCCGTACGACGCCTACCAGATGGTCAGCCAGGTCGCCGCCGCCATGGCGGCCGCCCACCGCGAGGGCCTCGCCCACCTCCGTCTGAACCCCAACGCGGTCCTGCGGACCTCGACCGGCCAGTGGCGCATCCGCGGCCTCGCCGTGAACGCCGCGCTGCGCGGCGTCAGCTCCGACACCCCCCAGCGCACCGACACCGAGGCCGTCGGCGCCCTGCTGTACGCGGCGCTCACCCAGCGCTGGCCGTACGAGAACGACGCCTACGGACTGTCCGGCCTGCCCAAGGACCTCGGCCTGATCCCGCCCGACCAGGTCCGTGCCGGAGTCCACCGCGGTCTGTCCGAGCTCGCCATGCGGGCGCTCGCCAACGACGGCGCCACCGCCTCCCGCCACGAGTCCCCCTGTACGACGCCGGAGGAACTGGTCAAGGCGATCGGCGAGATGCCGCGTATCCGTCCGCCGGAGCCGGCGTTCACCGCACCGCCCGAGTACCAGCGCACGACGTACCAGCAGGGCACCTACGGCCGCCCGGCCGCGCATCCCGGCGTCACCCAGCCGGTTCCCACCCCGCCGCCCCCGCTGCAGAGCCGCACCGGCAAGGCCCTCAAATGGGCCGTCTCCGCCCTGCTCATCGCCGCTCTCGGGCTGGGAAGCTGGCAACTGGCCGACGCGCTGATGGAGCGGGACGGCAAGGCCGGCGACCAGAACCAGACGCAGACGACGGACGGGGACGACAAGGACGGCCGGCAGACCCGGCCCAGCAAGCCGCTCGCGATCCAGGGCGCGCAGGAGTACGTGGCCAAGGGCGACGCCCAGGCCCCCGAGGACGTGGGCAAGACCTACGACGCCGACAGCTCGACGTACTGGCGTACCAAGAGCTTCTACGACGGGCCGGAGATGAAGCCCTCGTTCAAGCCCGGTGTCGGGATCGTCTACGACCTCGGCTCGGCGAAGCAGGTCTCCTCCGCCTCGATCGGGCTCCGCTTCTCCGGTGACCACACCACGGTCACGCTGTACGCGGCGGACTCGCTGAGCCCGGTCGGCCCGGTCGACTCGATGCGCAAGCTCGGGAGCGCGACCACGAACGGGGACTCCGCCTCGGTGCAGGTCGGCAAGCCGGTGAAGACGCAGTACGTCCTGGTCTGGTTCACCGCCCTGCCGTACGCCCCCGGTGACCAGTACAGCGGCTCGGGGTACAAGCAGGCCGTCACCGACGTCGAGTTCAAGGGCTGA
- the murJ gene encoding murein biosynthesis integral membrane protein MurJ encodes MNAPYDGDRGQAAGSSGYPDGPPPEQGQAPPEHPADMYLQDAYDQDPYRAQDLSAQDPVAEALYDRAAHPPPPPGAYPPQQPLYGQPPQSPYAPDPHVWAQPPAPEPEGPTRHLPYGDDPRTTQFVGVDDLVSQAGEQHHEPDAFAHLFRDQQQGGGHPSYEPPSVPGPSPAPGPYAGAPAPGPYAGAPAPGAYASAQQQEPYGASSQGQGQYGAHPVQGPYGDAPASGPYPAPGSGAYATVPSPAAEEPAPEPAPAAAPAAVPKKGGRASGLLKSSAVMAAGTMVSRLTGFIRSAMIVSALGLAMLGESFQIAYQLPTMIYILTVGGGLNSVFVPQLVRAMKEDEDGGEAYANRLLTLVMVALAALTGLAMFAAPLLVRMLSNPVASDPAANEVAVTFTRYFLPSIFFMGIHVVMGQILNARGKFGAMMWTPVLNNIVIIVTLGMFIWVYGTAADSDMQVENIPPEGVRLLGVGVLLGLVVQALAMIPYLRETGFKLRLRFDWKGHGLGRAAMLAKWTILFVLANQAGALVVTQLATASVTDTDMAGTGYSAYANAQLIWGLPQAIITVSLMAALLPRLARSAVENDAGAVRDDISQGLRTTAVAIVPIAFGFVALGIPMCTLIFGSSGTGAATNMGYMLMAFGLGLIPYSVQYVVLRAFYAYEDTRTPFYNTVIVAAVNAGASALCFFLIPLRWAVVGMAASYGLAYAIGVGVAWRRLRKRLGGDLDGSRVLRTYARLSIASVPAALLSGAACYGISQTLGQGILGSFAALVAGGVVLLGIFYVAARRMRIEELNSLVGMVRGRLGR; translated from the coding sequence ATGAACGCGCCGTACGACGGTGACCGCGGCCAGGCGGCGGGCAGCTCGGGCTACCCCGACGGCCCGCCGCCCGAGCAGGGCCAGGCGCCGCCGGAGCACCCCGCGGACATGTACCTCCAGGACGCCTACGACCAGGACCCCTACCGGGCCCAGGATCTGTCCGCGCAGGACCCGGTCGCCGAGGCGCTCTACGACCGCGCCGCGCACCCCCCGCCGCCTCCCGGCGCCTACCCTCCGCAGCAGCCGCTGTACGGGCAGCCGCCCCAGTCGCCCTACGCCCCGGACCCGCATGTCTGGGCGCAGCCCCCCGCGCCGGAGCCGGAGGGCCCCACCCGGCACCTGCCCTACGGCGACGACCCGCGCACGACCCAGTTCGTGGGCGTGGACGACCTGGTCAGCCAGGCCGGCGAGCAGCACCACGAGCCCGACGCCTTCGCCCACCTGTTCAGGGACCAGCAGCAGGGCGGCGGCCACCCGTCGTACGAGCCGCCGTCCGTGCCGGGACCGTCCCCGGCACCCGGCCCGTACGCGGGCGCCCCGGCACCCGGTCCGTACGCGGGCGCCCCGGCACCCGGTGCGTACGCGTCGGCTCAGCAGCAGGAGCCGTACGGCGCGTCGTCCCAGGGTCAGGGGCAGTACGGCGCGCACCCGGTCCAGGGCCCGTACGGTGACGCTCCGGCGTCCGGCCCGTACCCGGCACCCGGCTCCGGTGCGTATGCCACGGTGCCGTCCCCGGCGGCCGAGGAACCCGCCCCGGAGCCGGCGCCCGCGGCGGCACCGGCCGCCGTCCCGAAGAAGGGCGGGCGTGCCTCGGGGCTGCTGAAGTCGAGCGCCGTGATGGCGGCGGGCACGATGGTCTCCCGCCTCACCGGATTCATCCGCTCGGCGATGATCGTCTCGGCGCTGGGCCTGGCCATGCTGGGCGAGTCCTTCCAGATCGCCTACCAGCTGCCGACGATGATCTACATCCTCACCGTGGGCGGCGGTCTGAACTCCGTCTTCGTCCCGCAGCTCGTCCGCGCCATGAAGGAGGACGAGGACGGCGGCGAGGCGTACGCCAACCGCCTGCTGACGCTGGTGATGGTGGCCCTGGCCGCGCTCACCGGGCTGGCCATGTTCGCGGCGCCCCTCCTCGTCCGCATGCTGTCGAACCCCGTCGCCAGCGATCCCGCGGCCAACGAGGTCGCCGTCACCTTCACCCGCTACTTCCTGCCCTCGATCTTCTTCATGGGCATCCACGTGGTGATGGGGCAGATCCTCAACGCGCGCGGCAAGTTCGGCGCGATGATGTGGACGCCGGTCCTGAACAACATCGTCATCATCGTGACGCTGGGCATGTTCATCTGGGTCTACGGCACCGCCGCCGACTCCGACATGCAGGTCGAGAACATCCCGCCCGAGGGCGTACGGCTGCTCGGCGTCGGCGTGCTCCTCGGCCTGGTGGTCCAGGCGCTGGCGATGATCCCCTACCTGCGGGAGACCGGCTTCAAGCTGCGGCTGCGGTTCGACTGGAAGGGCCACGGGCTGGGCAGGGCCGCCATGCTCGCCAAGTGGACCATTCTGTTCGTCCTCGCCAACCAGGCGGGCGCCCTCGTCGTCACCCAGCTGGCCACCGCGTCGGTCACGGACACCGACATGGCCGGCACCGGTTACAGCGCCTACGCCAACGCGCAGCTCATCTGGGGCCTGCCCCAGGCCATCATCACCGTCTCCCTGATGGCCGCCCTGCTCCCCCGCCTCGCGCGTTCGGCGGTCGAGAACGACGCGGGCGCCGTCCGCGACGACATCTCCCAGGGCCTGCGCACGACCGCCGTCGCGATCGTGCCCATCGCCTTCGGTTTCGTCGCGCTCGGCATCCCGATGTGCACCCTGATCTTCGGTTCCTCGGGCACCGGGGCCGCCACCAACATGGGCTACATGCTGATGGCGTTCGGCCTCGGCCTGATCCCGTACTCCGTGCAGTACGTCGTCCTGCGGGCCTTCTACGCCTACGAGGACACCCGGACGCCCTTCTACAACACGGTCATCGTGGCCGCCGTCAACGCGGGCGCCTCGGCCCTGTGTTTCTTCCTGATCCCGCTCCGCTGGGCCGTGGTCGGCATGGCTGCCTCCTACGGCCTGGCCTACGCGATCGGTGTCGGGGTCGCCTGGCGCCGGCTGCGCAAGCGGCTGGGCGGGGACCTGGACGGCTCCCGCGTGCTGCGCACGTACGCCCGGCTGAGCATCGCCTCGGTGCCGGCCGCGCTGCTGAGCGGGGCGGCCTGCTACGGGATCAGCCAGACCCTCGGCCAGGGCATCCTCGGCTCCTTCGCCGCGCTGGTGGCCGGCGGGGTCGTGCTGCTCGGCATCTTCTACGTGGCCGCCCGCCGTATGCGCATCGAGGAACTGAACTCGCTGGTCGGCATGGTGCGCGGGCGGCTGGGGCGCTGA